A region from the Raphanus sativus cultivar WK10039 unplaced genomic scaffold, ASM80110v3 Scaffold1822, whole genome shotgun sequence genome encodes:
- the LOC108852459 gene encoding CASP-like protein 1E1, protein MEQERKNNMNGMEMEKGKRESGSRKGLELTMRVLALVLTMVAATVLGVAKQTKVVSIKLIPTLPPLDVSTTARASYLSAFVYNVSANAIACGYAAISIAVLMICKGRRSKGLLVAVLVGDLVMVGLLFSGTGAAGAIGLMGSQGNKHVMWKKVCNVFGKFCHQAAASVAITLLASIVFMLLVVLDAMELP, encoded by the exons ATGGAACAGGAGCGCAAGAACAATATGAACGGGATGGAAATGGAAAAAGGAAAGAGGGAGAGTGGGTCGAGAAAAGGTCTTGAATTAACGATGAGAGTGTTGGCTTTGGTTCTTACAATGGTGGCTGCGACAGTACTTGGTGTCGCAAAACAAACAAAGGTTGTGTCTATTAAGCTTATTCCAACTTTGCCTCCTCTTGATGTCTCTACAACAGCCAGAGCTTCTTACTTGTCTGCCTTTGT GTACAACGTTTCTGCAAACGCTATAGCTTGCGGTTACGCAGCAATCTCGATAGCGGTTCTGATGATCTGCAAAGGCAGAAGAAGCAAAGGGTTGTTAGTTGCGGTTTTGGTAGGAGATCTAGTAATGGTGGGTTTGCTATTTTCTGGCACTGGAGCCGCCGGTGCAATAGGGCTAATGGGTTCACAAGGGAATAAACATGTGATGTGGAAGAAAGTTTGTAACGTCTTTGGAAAGTTCTGTCACCAAGCTGCTGCTTCTGTTGCCATCACTCTTCTTGCTTCAATTGTCTTTATGCTTCTTGTTGTTCTTGATGCTATGGAGCTTCCTTAA